In Erythrobacter sp. F6033, a single genomic region encodes these proteins:
- a CDS encoding copper resistance protein B: MTRFAKIAAALLAFSPIAAAAQDHSGHGGHAGHGARDAKPETETDHCAMGHLPPEQCPPKAEETAEDQDAPAPDHSKMDHSQHAAPDHSAMDHSQHGAKDDGSMDHSRMDHSGHGAAPNKSVPGAAPEDAVPARAFDGPRHAADAIWGAGAMAPSRENLARENGGMRTGSVLIERLEARVATDGGEDGYVWDAQAFYGGDINRFVLKTEGEGEFSGELEDAEIQALYSRAIGPFFDLQAGVRFDPKPDTRGHLVVGVQGLAPYMFHVDGALFLSDRGDLMARLEGEYDQKITQRLIVQPRLEVELAAQDIPERGIGAGITKIEPGVRLRYEIEREFAPYVGIEYEAALGETADIARAAGEDPDGLKVVIGLRAWF, from the coding sequence ATGACGCGCTTTGCAAAAATCGCCGCCGCTTTGCTCGCCTTCTCGCCCATAGCTGCGGCGGCTCAAGATCATTCGGGGCACGGCGGCCATGCCGGGCATGGAGCGCGGGATGCCAAGCCTGAAACGGAAACGGATCATTGCGCCATGGGCCATTTGCCGCCCGAGCAATGCCCGCCTAAGGCTGAGGAAACCGCAGAAGATCAGGACGCTCCAGCACCGGACCACAGCAAGATGGACCATTCGCAACATGCCGCGCCCGACCATTCGGCAATGGACCACTCGCAGCATGGCGCGAAGGATGATGGCTCAATGGATCATTCCAGGATGGACCATAGTGGCCATGGGGCCGCCCCAAACAAGTCTGTTCCCGGTGCCGCGCCCGAAGATGCAGTGCCCGCGCGAGCCTTCGATGGCCCGCGCCATGCCGCCGATGCGATCTGGGGAGCTGGCGCCATGGCACCAAGCCGTGAAAATCTTGCCCGCGAAAATGGCGGGATGCGCACGGGAAGCGTTCTCATTGAAAGACTTGAGGCTCGCGTCGCAACAGATGGCGGCGAGGACGGATATGTCTGGGATGCGCAAGCCTTCTACGGCGGCGACATCAACCGCTTTGTTTTGAAAACAGAGGGTGAAGGCGAGTTCAGCGGTGAGTTGGAGGACGCGGAAATACAGGCACTGTACAGCCGCGCCATTGGCCCCTTCTTTGATCTGCAAGCGGGTGTGCGCTTTGACCCAAAGCCGGACACACGTGGGCATCTGGTTGTCGGTGTTCAGGGCCTTGCGCCCTATATGTTCCATGTCGATGGTGCGCTCTTCTTGTCGGATCGAGGCGATCTTATGGCGCGCTTGGAAGGCGAATACGATCAGAAGATCACGCAGCGGCTGATCGTGCAGCCGCGCCTTGAGGTGGAATTGGCGGCGCAAGATATTCCCGAACGCGGGATTGGTGCTGGGATCACTAAGATCGAGCCGGGTGTGCGGCTGCGCTACGAGATCGAACGCGAGTTCGCGCCGTATGTCGGCATCGAATATGAGGCTGCGTTGGGGGAAACCGCAGACATCGCCAGAGCCGCTGGCGAAGACCCGGATGGGTTGAAGGTCGTGATCGGCCTGAGGGCTTGGTTCTAG
- a CDS encoding copper resistance system multicopper oxidase, whose protein sequence is MPKLSRRKLITSTATLAAASSLPMPAWAQGGSLPHAKNGFGELSGEDIKLSIGDAHFMTGGQSGHAFAVNGTVPGPLIRLREGQDVRLHVTNKLDEDSSIHWHGLLLPFQFDGVPGVSFPGIKPGETFTYEFPIRQTGTYWWHSHSGLQEQAGHYGPIIIESEKPDPRYDRDYVVLLSEFTPIHPHQIMRLLKVGEHYFQNQMQSATEGEMSGEMRRMWGQMRMNPRDIADVSGQTYTYLINGHGPSDDLQLEFKHGERVRLRVINGSAMTFFNVRIPGVPMTVIQTDGQDVDEVEVDEFQIGVAETYDVIVQPIDGSHAIVAEAMDRSGMGVASLTSHPGHIATPPALREIPTLTMTDMGMMDHAAMGHGGGHGDMGSMDHDMRDTSLLPDDVEAGPGVDMVAPMPMDRMDFPGLGLDKVPHRVLRYTDLKAKRMNPHREVDREMEIHLTGNMERYMWSFDGKKFTAVTDDPIRFGYDERVRVKLVNQTMMAHPIHLHGHFFEMVNGADHTHQPLKHTMVVQPGGTATFDLTANEPGDWAFHCHLLYHMHAGMMQVVTVRPFPA, encoded by the coding sequence ATGCCTAAGCTCTCCCGTCGCAAACTTATCACCAGCACTGCCACATTGGCCGCAGCATCTTCGCTGCCCATGCCTGCTTGGGCGCAGGGCGGCTCGCTGCCGCATGCAAAGAACGGTTTTGGCGAGTTATCCGGCGAAGACATAAAGCTCTCGATCGGGGATGCGCACTTCATGACGGGCGGACAGTCAGGTCACGCCTTTGCGGTGAACGGCACTGTGCCCGGTCCCCTTATCCGCTTACGCGAGGGGCAGGACGTTCGCCTGCACGTCACTAACAAACTGGACGAAGACAGTTCGATCCACTGGCACGGCCTGCTGTTGCCGTTTCAATTCGATGGAGTTCCCGGTGTCAGCTTCCCCGGTATCAAGCCGGGTGAGACCTTCACCTATGAGTTTCCGATCCGTCAGACAGGAACCTATTGGTGGCACTCGCACTCTGGCCTGCAAGAGCAGGCTGGCCACTATGGTCCGATCATCATCGAGAGCGAAAAACCGGACCCGCGCTATGATCGCGACTATGTGGTGCTGCTGAGTGAGTTCACTCCGATCCATCCGCATCAGATTATGCGTCTGCTGAAAGTTGGGGAGCACTATTTCCAAAATCAGATGCAAAGCGCGACCGAGGGTGAGATGTCGGGCGAGATGCGCCGCATGTGGGGCCAGATGCGCATGAACCCACGCGACATCGCGGACGTATCGGGGCAAACTTACACCTATCTCATCAATGGTCACGGCCCTTCTGATGATCTGCAACTGGAGTTCAAACACGGCGAGCGTGTGCGGCTACGCGTTATCAACGGCAGTGCTATGACATTCTTCAATGTCCGCATACCCGGCGTCCCTATGACGGTTATTCAAACCGACGGACAGGACGTTGATGAAGTCGAGGTGGACGAGTTCCAGATTGGCGTTGCCGAGACATATGACGTCATCGTCCAGCCCATAGATGGCAGTCACGCCATCGTTGCAGAAGCCATGGATCGAAGCGGGATGGGCGTTGCCAGCCTTACTTCGCATCCCGGCCATATCGCCACTCCTCCCGCCTTGCGTGAGATACCGACACTGACCATGACCGACATGGGCATGATGGATCACGCTGCGATGGGTCATGGTGGGGGCCATGGCGATATGGGCAGCATGGATCACGATATGCGCGACACCTCGCTGCTCCCCGATGATGTCGAGGCCGGACCCGGCGTCGATATGGTCGCGCCGATGCCAATGGACCGGATGGACTTCCCCGGCCTTGGCTTAGACAAAGTTCCGCACCGCGTGCTGCGTTACACCGACCTCAAAGCCAAACGCATGAACCCGCACCGCGAAGTTGACCGGGAAATGGAGATACATCTCACCGGGAACATGGAACGCTATATGTGGTCCTTTGACGGCAAGAAGTTCACTGCCGTCACCGATGACCCGATCCGTTTCGGATATGATGAGCGTGTCCGTGTGAAGCTGGTCAATCAGACCATGATGGCGCACCCGATCCACCTGCACGGCCATTTCTTCGAGATGGTGAACGGCGCGGACCATACGCACCAGCCTTTGAAGCACACAATGGTGGTGCAACCGGGCGGCACGGCGACATTCGATCTCACCGCGAACGAGCCGGGCGACTGGGCCTTCCATTGCCACCTGCTTTACCACATGCACGCAGGCATGATGCAGGTTGTGACCGTGCGACCTTTCCCAGCATGA
- a CDS encoding metal-sensitive transcriptional regulator: MAKDSATTKGAKLNRLKRIEGQVRGVAQMVEDDRYCMDILQQIAAIKSALAKVETQVLKDHAACCVAEAIASGDEGEQREKFEELVDLLERTRK, encoded by the coding sequence ATGGCCAAAGACTCCGCAACAACTAAGGGCGCCAAGCTGAACCGCCTCAAGCGGATCGAGGGCCAAGTGCGCGGCGTCGCGCAGATGGTCGAGGATGACCGTTATTGCATGGATATCCTCCAACAGATCGCCGCGATCAAATCAGCACTCGCGAAGGTCGAAACGCAGGTACTGAAGGATCACGCGGCTTGCTGCGTTGCGGAAGCTATCGCCAGTGGTGACGAGGGCGAACAGCGGGAGAAGTTTGAGGAACTTGTGGACCTGCTGGAGCGGACACGGAAGTAG
- a CDS encoding DUF4345 family protein, translating into MISCFRNGASRLYPTIAGCIFLALAIVTFVQPEILHYYDINLDQPSARTAMRAMIGGGEIGIALTLLFGGHIQLSQQQRSLIAAIIFISVGLSRLGGVWIEGLDFLTTQPLREVAIELVLGGAGLWAASNWKASEGRN; encoded by the coding sequence TTGATCAGCTGCTTCCGCAACGGTGCCAGCCGCCTCTACCCTACCATTGCTGGCTGCATTTTTCTGGCATTAGCGATAGTCACTTTTGTTCAGCCAGAAATTTTGCACTATTACGATATCAACCTCGACCAACCATCGGCGCGCACAGCAATGCGCGCCATGATCGGCGGCGGTGAGATTGGGATTGCCCTAACCTTGCTGTTCGGCGGTCACATTCAATTGTCTCAACAGCAGCGCAGCCTCATTGCAGCGATTATTTTCATTTCTGTGGGATTGAGCAGGCTCGGCGGGGTCTGGATTGAAGGCTTGGATTTCTTAACTACTCAACCGCTACGCGAAGTTGCCATCGAACTTGTGCTTGGCGGTGCAGGGCTTTGGGCGGCTAGCAACTGGAAAGCCAGTGAGGGCAGAAATTGA
- a CDS encoding isoprenylcysteine carboxylmethyltransferase family protein, producing the protein MIDFPSSTPWILFGVSACAISAIVILAAFAALSGKFKFFPPPTKEGWQHRTFMTLFRLFLYPLAALSFLFFEPVPPASSLPQYSIGTLLLVIGFSLAFWVTFQMGWRNAFGEKHGLKTQGWFSVSRNPVYVATWVGMIGWGLLANTPLVWILLVFWATLYLLAPIFEEPWLEQQYGEEYLDYKRGTRRFF; encoded by the coding sequence ATGATCGACTTTCCTTCGTCCACGCCTTGGATATTATTTGGCGTATCGGCCTGCGCAATATCCGCGATAGTCATCCTGGCTGCATTTGCGGCCTTGAGTGGTAAATTCAAGTTCTTCCCGCCACCGACGAAAGAGGGTTGGCAGCACCGAACCTTCATGACGCTGTTTCGGTTGTTTCTTTACCCATTGGCGGCGCTTTCGTTTCTATTTTTCGAGCCTGTGCCTCCCGCGTCCTCCCTCCCTCAATATTCGATTGGAACTCTGTTGTTGGTGATAGGGTTCTCGCTTGCTTTCTGGGTCACTTTCCAGATGGGCTGGCGCAATGCCTTCGGCGAGAAACATGGCCTCAAGACCCAAGGGTGGTTCAGCGTAAGCCGTAACCCTGTCTACGTCGCGACATGGGTTGGCATGATTGGCTGGGGCTTGCTGGCCAACACGCCGCTGGTCTGGATATTGTTGGTGTTCTGGGCCACCTTGTATTTGCTCGCTCCCATCTTCGAGGAACCATGGCTAGAGCAGCAATATGGCGAAGAGTATTTGGACTACAAACGCGGGACAAGGCGGTTCTTTTGA
- a CDS encoding isoprenylcysteine carboxylmethyltransferase family protein gives MSETMSKSSQSKPAKDTKRLYFPPLLQFAIYGIASYFLAVNIPFLTIQSGVFFWLSVPMVLAGSLLLLLSVRSFARAGTTVNPIEPEKAERLVTTGLYRFTRNPMYLGMLLVLLGLAFAWQNIAAFSGALLYAISITVFQIIPEERVLEENFGNAFAAYREQTRRWL, from the coding sequence GTGAGTGAAACGATGAGCAAATCTTCGCAAAGCAAGCCTGCCAAAGACACCAAAAGGCTCTATTTTCCGCCGCTCTTGCAATTCGCCATTTATGGCATTGCGAGTTACTTTTTAGCGGTGAACATCCCATTCCTAACTATCCAGTCCGGAGTATTCTTTTGGCTATCGGTGCCGATGGTTCTGGCTGGTTCGCTACTGCTGCTGCTATCTGTAAGATCATTCGCAAGGGCAGGGACAACGGTAAATCCGATTGAACCTGAAAAAGCCGAGCGGCTGGTAACAACAGGTCTATATCGCTTCACGAGAAATCCCATGTATCTCGGCATGCTGCTTGTTCTTCTTGGTTTGGCCTTCGCCTGGCAGAACATCGCCGCGTTTAGCGGGGCATTGCTTTATGCAATTTCCATAACCGTCTTTCAGATCATTCCAGAAGAGCGTGTTCTTGAAGAGAACTTCGGAAATGCCTTTGCCGCATATCGCGAGCAGACAAGGCGCTGGCTATAG
- a CDS encoding helix-turn-helix domain-containing protein, with product MTIGRLSSAANVKVTTIRYYESIGLMGIPERSASGQRLYGSVDVERLSFVRHARELGFSMEAIKDLIGLQTEPDQDCLAVDTIAQKQLLEVQKRLAQLEALERELKRMIENCQGGKVGGCQVMAAINDHSECEADRHERLKSL from the coding sequence ATGACAATTGGCCGTCTATCTAGCGCTGCAAACGTAAAAGTGACCACTATTCGCTACTATGAAAGCATCGGTTTGATGGGCATCCCAGAGCGCAGCGCGAGTGGACAAAGGCTATACGGTAGCGTTGACGTGGAGCGTCTATCATTTGTCAGGCATGCCCGTGAACTTGGTTTCTCGATGGAAGCAATCAAGGATTTGATTGGATTGCAAACCGAGCCCGATCAAGACTGCTTAGCTGTAGACACAATTGCACAGAAGCAACTTCTCGAAGTGCAAAAGCGGCTTGCTCAGCTTGAAGCCTTAGAGCGTGAGTTAAAACGCATGATCGAGAATTGCCAAGGCGGCAAAGTTGGCGGGTGCCAAGTCATGGCTGCAATCAATGATCATTCTGAATGCGAGGCCGACAGACACGAGCGTTTGAAGTCGCTCTAA
- a CDS encoding cellulase-like family protein → MWDFSWLERRWPGAGYENWDQALDELVERGYDAIRIDVYPHLIDANPMKTWRLKPVWHVQDWGAPGLVDVQVLPALIEFLSKCQQRDIKLGISSWFREDLDNVRLQITDGEALARIWKSTLDHINAAGLLDSVLYVDVCNEWPGPLWAPFMQPELQWGEFHAPRAEHFMRRAFATLRADYPEIPFLFSTNNSDIQDYARHDLSYLDAIDHHEWMVNENGNEFYNIIGYEYQRFSQDDYIEMQQLAASTYAARPEYWDTLLREEIAELADISRNTGKPMIITECWAIVDYKDWPLLPWDWVKDVCSVGTLSAAATGRWLVNATSNFCGPQFVGMWRDVEWHQNLTAVIKNAPIEPELMNGRLWERL, encoded by the coding sequence ATGTGGGATTTCTCATGGCTTGAAAGGCGATGGCCTGGCGCTGGTTACGAGAATTGGGATCAAGCGCTCGATGAGCTGGTCGAGCGGGGCTATGATGCTATTCGAATTGACGTCTATCCGCACCTTATTGATGCCAATCCGATGAAAACTTGGCGGCTTAAGCCAGTTTGGCACGTACAAGATTGGGGCGCGCCGGGACTCGTCGATGTGCAGGTTCTGCCTGCTTTGATCGAATTTCTCAGCAAGTGCCAGCAACGCGATATCAAGCTGGGAATTTCAAGTTGGTTTCGGGAAGATCTCGACAATGTTCGTTTGCAAATCACCGATGGTGAAGCGTTGGCGCGCATCTGGAAATCTACTCTTGATCACATCAATGCTGCAGGGCTGCTGGATAGCGTGCTGTATGTAGATGTTTGCAACGAGTGGCCAGGGCCATTGTGGGCGCCATTTATGCAGCCGGAACTGCAATGGGGTGAGTTTCATGCCCCACGGGCAGAGCACTTTATGCGCAGAGCATTTGCGACCTTGCGCGCTGACTATCCGGAGATCCCATTCCTATTCTCAACCAACAATAGTGACATTCAAGATTATGCCCGTCACGATCTGTCGTACTTGGATGCTATCGATCACCACGAATGGATGGTGAACGAAAACGGCAATGAGTTTTATAACATCATTGGCTACGAGTATCAGCGCTTCTCGCAAGATGACTATATCGAAATGCAGCAGCTGGCCGCGTCCACCTATGCTGCGCGTCCGGAATATTGGGACACGCTGCTCAGAGAAGAAATCGCGGAACTCGCTGATATTTCGAGGAACACGGGTAAGCCCATGATTATAACCGAGTGCTGGGCCATAGTTGACTATAAGGACTGGCCATTGCTGCCATGGGATTGGGTCAAGGACGTCTGTTCAGTTGGGACGCTCTCGGCCGCCGCGACGGGGCGCTGGCTGGTCAACGCAACGAGCAACTTCTGTGGGCCGCAGTTCGTTGGCATGTGGCGCGATGTTGAATGGCACCAGAACCTAACTGCTGTGATCAAGAATGCACCTATAGAACCGGAACTGATGAACGGGCGACTTTGGGAGAGGCTGTAG
- a CDS encoding oxidoreductase produces the protein MAIADQVPVNSGFPARTDGADVIRDVDLVGKTAIVTGGYSGIGLETVRALANQGARVIVPARSRDKATSALASLSDQVEIGDMDLGDIASVRRFASSVSNSLTRVDLLINNAGIMACPETRVGHGWEAQFGTNHLGHMALALGLMDVLCKATGARVITLSSTGHKLSNIRWDDIQFTKTPYEKWTAYGQSKTANALFANALSRRLKRSGGLAFSVHPGGIFTPLQRHLSIEEQVTLGWLNEDGSPSELAKSGFKTPEQGCSTTLWAATSDKLDGKPGVYCEDCDIAVPTELGSPTARFRGVDAYACDDEAAERLWETSEATLAGN, from the coding sequence ATGGCCATCGCAGACCAAGTCCCCGTCAATTCGGGTTTTCCAGCCCGCACGGATGGTGCGGATGTCATTCGGGATGTGGACTTGGTGGGAAAAACGGCAATTGTCACGGGCGGCTATAGCGGCATTGGCTTAGAAACTGTGCGTGCGCTCGCCAACCAAGGAGCGCGCGTAATTGTCCCCGCGCGTAGTCGGGACAAGGCAACATCAGCGCTCGCGAGCCTTAGTGACCAGGTCGAGATAGGCGACATGGATTTGGGCGACATCGCTTCGGTTAGGCGGTTTGCTTCAAGCGTGTCGAATTCGCTGACACGCGTCGATCTTTTGATCAACAACGCCGGTATTATGGCTTGCCCTGAAACGCGGGTCGGTCACGGCTGGGAAGCGCAATTTGGCACAAATCACCTGGGGCATATGGCATTAGCGCTAGGGCTCATGGACGTGCTGTGCAAAGCCACAGGAGCTCGAGTTATCACCTTGTCATCAACGGGACACAAGCTCAGCAACATTAGATGGGATGATATCCAATTCACAAAGACCCCATATGAGAAATGGACTGCTTATGGGCAATCAAAGACTGCAAATGCGCTATTCGCTAATGCGCTGAGCAGACGCTTGAAACGATCTGGCGGACTTGCTTTTTCTGTACACCCAGGGGGAATATTCACGCCCTTGCAACGCCACCTTTCGATAGAGGAGCAGGTGACCTTAGGCTGGCTGAACGAAGATGGCAGTCCATCTGAACTCGCCAAGTCGGGCTTCAAGACGCCCGAACAAGGATGCTCTACGACACTCTGGGCCGCGACCAGCGACAAGCTAGATGGCAAGCCAGGCGTATACTGCGAGGATTGTGATATCGCCGTGCCAACGGAGCTTGGTAGCCCGACGGCTCGCTTTCGCGGTGTTGACGCCTACGCGTGTGACGATGAGGCAGCCGAACGGTTGTGGGAAACGAGTGAAGCGACGTTGGCAGGGAACTGA
- a CDS encoding SOS response-associated peptidase family protein: MCNLYKLGTMPAEVAKWFNAADSLSGANFGVEVYPGYPGAVVADGELKQMTWGFPLVQKSKKTGNSLKPKPVNNARSDKLDSFMWRFSFQERRCLIPLNAWAEAEGAKGKKVRTWLSLPNTELFAVAGIWRAFDEWGECYSMVMTDSAGAAAQVHSRMPVILEPKQFALWQNGSHLEARHLCQPYKGDVQIDRTEQLWTQRG, encoded by the coding sequence ATGTGCAACCTTTACAAACTTGGAACGATGCCGGCCGAAGTTGCCAAATGGTTCAACGCCGCTGACAGCTTGAGCGGTGCAAATTTCGGCGTCGAAGTTTACCCCGGCTATCCCGGTGCGGTTGTCGCTGACGGCGAACTAAAGCAAATGACATGGGGCTTCCCACTCGTTCAAAAGAGCAAGAAAACTGGAAATTCGTTGAAGCCGAAACCGGTCAACAATGCGCGTTCAGACAAGCTAGATAGCTTTATGTGGCGCTTCTCATTTCAGGAACGGCGTTGCCTTATTCCGTTGAATGCCTGGGCTGAGGCGGAAGGCGCTAAAGGCAAAAAAGTGCGTACTTGGCTTTCATTGCCAAACACAGAGCTTTTTGCAGTCGCAGGAATTTGGCGTGCGTTTGATGAATGGGGTGAATGTTATTCAATGGTGATGACGGACAGTGCTGGAGCGGCAGCACAAGTTCATAGTCGCATGCCGGTAATTCTCGAACCGAAGCAGTTCGCGCTCTGGCAAAACGGGTCGCATTTGGAGGCAAGGCATCTTTGCCAGCCATACAAAGGCGACGTTCAAATTGATCGCACCGAACAACTCTGGACGCAGCGGGGATAA